The following are encoded together in the Falsiruegeria litorea R37 genome:
- a CDS encoding ABC transporter substrate-binding protein produces MKHMTRLLGAVSLAVTSLTAPAFADGGTLVIASTQVPRHLNGAVQSGIATAVPSTQIFASPLRYDENWEPQPYLAESWEVSEDGLSVTLNLVQNATFHDGKPVTSEDVAFSIMTTKENHPFKSMFAPVESIETPDAHTAVIKLSQPHPALLLALSPALAPVLPKHVYGDGQDAKSHPANSAPVGSGPFMLEEFTPGEAVVMKKNPNFFIDGRPKLDEIIIRIIKDPSALLIAMENGEADMYPFMAGSQEIKRLEKAEHLGVTTDGYAAVGPINWLAFNTASEKLSDVRVRQAIAYAVDREFITKALHRGVSAPQRGPIIESSPFFDETIPAYDVDLDKAKALMAEAGFADGMDLTIDYIPGPKEQQQSLAEYMKSQLKKIGINVTVRAAPDFPTWAGRVGGHDFELSMDVVFNWGDPVIGVHRTYLSSNIRQGVIWSNTQQYANEKVDEILNAAAVEADPAKRKALYAEFQQMVAADLPIYWINALPYHTAYDKKLQNVPTGIWGTMHPMDQVSWSE; encoded by the coding sequence ATGAAGCATATGACACGCCTTTTGGGCGCTGTGTCCCTTGCCGTCACCAGTTTGACGGCCCCTGCATTCGCAGATGGCGGGACGCTTGTGATCGCCTCGACCCAGGTGCCGCGTCACCTGAACGGTGCGGTGCAATCGGGGATCGCAACGGCTGTCCCGTCCACTCAGATCTTTGCGTCGCCGCTGCGCTATGACGAAAACTGGGAACCGCAGCCCTATCTGGCCGAAAGCTGGGAGGTCAGCGAAGATGGGCTGAGCGTGACGCTGAACCTGGTGCAAAACGCCACGTTCCATGATGGCAAACCGGTCACGTCCGAGGATGTTGCGTTTTCGATCATGACGACCAAGGAAAACCACCCCTTCAAGTCGATGTTTGCACCGGTCGAGTCGATCGAGACACCGGATGCCCATACGGCTGTCATCAAACTCAGCCAGCCTCACCCCGCGCTGCTGCTGGCCCTGTCGCCCGCTTTGGCACCAGTTCTGCCCAAGCACGTCTACGGCGACGGGCAGGACGCGAAATCACACCCTGCGAACTCGGCACCTGTCGGGTCCGGCCCGTTCATGTTGGAAGAGTTCACACCGGGCGAAGCCGTTGTGATGAAGAAGAACCCGAATTTCTTCATTGATGGCCGCCCCAAGCTGGACGAGATCATCATCCGCATCATCAAGGACCCCTCGGCCCTGTTGATCGCGATGGAGAACGGCGAGGCGGATATGTATCCGTTCATGGCTGGGTCTCAGGAAATCAAACGCCTGGAAAAGGCCGAGCATCTGGGCGTCACCACGGATGGCTACGCCGCTGTTGGCCCGATCAACTGGCTGGCCTTCAACACCGCGTCCGAAAAGCTGAGCGATGTACGTGTACGTCAGGCGATTGCCTATGCCGTGGATCGCGAGTTCATCACCAAGGCGCTGCATCGCGGTGTGTCTGCCCCGCAGCGTGGGCCGATCATCGAAAGCTCACCGTTCTTTGACGAGACGATCCCGGCCTATGATGTCGATCTGGACAAGGCCAAGGCGCTGATGGCCGAGGCGGGTTTTGCCGATGGCATGGATCTGACCATCGATTATATCCCCGGTCCCAAGGAACAGCAGCAATCCCTTGCGGAATACATGAAGTCGCAGCTGAAAAAGATCGGCATCAATGTGACCGTGCGCGCGGCCCCGGATTTCCCAACTTGGGCGGGTCGTGTCGGTGGGCATGACTTTGAGCTGTCCATGGATGTGGTGTTCAATTGGGGTGACCCGGTGATCGGTGTGCACCGCACCTATCTGTCGTCCAACATCCGTCAGGGCGTGATCTGGTCGAACACGCAGCAGTATGCCAACGAAAAGGTCGACGAGATCCTGAACGCCGCAGCCGTCGAAGCCGATCCGGCCAAACGCAAGGCGCTTTATGCCGAGTTCCAGCAGATGGTGGCGGCTGATCTTCCGATCTACTGGATCAACGCGCTGCCGTATCACACGGCCTACGACAAGAAGCTTCAGAACGTGCCCACGGGCATCTGGGGCACCATGCATCCGATGGATCAGGTCAGCTGGTCCGAGTGA
- a CDS encoding ABC transporter permease yields MNTSYILRRLFYGLLLMLGVVVLNFLLIRLAPGDPAVVIAGEMGGATEEMLESIREEYGLNKPVLTQLGIYIANVAQFDLGESFFFNQPVTTLIGHRIGPTILLVITAQLLSIVLGVFLGVIAARKPNGPMSAFVSVFATIGYAVPVFWTGIMLIILFASVLPIFPVEGMQSVKLRDAGFFVRALDVLHHLILPAFTLAIIYLAQYARLSRASMLEVLGSDYIRTARAKGASEGSVLFKHALRNAALPILTVAGLQFGNLISGALLVETVFNWPGMGRLAFDSILRRDYPTIMGVLFFASFMVVVANILTDLSYRLADPRLRGR; encoded by the coding sequence ATGAACACGTCATACATATTGCGGCGCCTGTTTTACGGCTTGCTGCTCATGCTGGGTGTGGTGGTCCTGAACTTCCTCCTCATCCGGTTGGCCCCCGGCGATCCTGCGGTTGTCATCGCGGGCGAAATGGGCGGCGCGACCGAAGAGATGCTGGAAAGCATCCGCGAGGAATACGGGCTCAACAAGCCGGTCCTGACCCAGCTGGGGATCTACATTGCCAACGTGGCGCAGTTTGATCTGGGCGAGAGCTTTTTCTTCAACCAACCGGTCACAACGCTGATCGGGCACCGGATCGGGCCGACCATCCTGTTGGTGATCACAGCGCAGCTGTTGTCGATTGTCCTGGGTGTATTTCTGGGCGTGATCGCGGCGCGCAAACCCAACGGACCGATGAGCGCCTTTGTCTCGGTCTTTGCCACAATCGGCTATGCGGTGCCGGTGTTCTGGACCGGGATCATGCTGATCATCCTCTTTGCCAGCGTGCTGCCGATCTTTCCTGTCGAGGGGATGCAATCGGTCAAGCTGCGCGATGCGGGTTTCTTTGTGCGGGCTTTGGACGTGCTGCACCACCTGATCCTGCCGGCGTTTACCTTGGCGATCATCTATCTTGCGCAATACGCGCGCCTTTCGCGGGCCTCGATGCTCGAAGTTCTGGGCTCAGATTACATCCGCACAGCACGGGCCAAGGGGGCGTCCGAAGGCTCGGTTCTGTTCAAACACGCCTTGCGCAACGCGGCGCTGCCGATCTTGACGGTTGCGGGTCTGCAGTTCGGCAACCTGATTTCGGGCGCACTGCTGGTCGAGACAGTGTTCAACTGGCCCGGCATGGGGCGGCTGGCCTTCGACAGCATTCTGCGGCGCGATTATCCGACCATCATGGGGGTTCTGTTCTTTGCTTCTTTCATGGTTGTGGTCGCTAATATTCTGACGGATCTGAGCTATCGCCTGGC